The sequence TTTTGTGAGCAAGTTGCGCTTTGAGGCCTGGACCGGCACGCTTTCGTTAGCCTATTCCCTTTACCTGGGCGGCAGCGGCTTCGATCAGGGCATTGCCATTACCGTGGACCTGGCCGGCAGCGCTTACGTGGCGGGGTGGACCCGGTCGTCCGATTTTCCGCTCGTGCACCCGCTCGCCGCCCCCAACAATGCATACCAGGGTTACGATGACGTTTTCCTGACGAAGATTGCCGGGACGGGACCCGGTGAAGAAGAAAAATAATTGAGGTATGGCGAACGATTCGCCGCTCTGGCGGCGCTTTCTGCCGCTCCTTCAGGGCTCGATCGTGATTTGACGGTTACCCAGGGTAAACCCTGGGCTAATCTGTGCAAATGGCATCAGGCGTCCCTACAGGACGCGATTCTTTAAATGCCCCGTCCGGGGACTGAAGTCCCTGGCTACGATCAGCCGTCCCTTCGGGACGAAAGCGCCCCCATCTACCGGCCCTTAACTAAATGGCAGTCAGATAAAACCCTGGGCTAGGTTCTGTCGCGCCTTCGGGGCTAAAATCCGGTCCAGATTCCACCAGGATAACTGTCTAAATGAGGTAAGACCAGTTCAACAGGGTGCGGAGCATCCGGCAGTAGCCCCGCCCGCTGGAATTCTACCGAAATAACTGTCTAAATCGTATAAGATAGCGATTAGAACCACCTTCTCATCTACAACCGACCCCCAAAAGGAGAACCACCAATGAAAGTGACGCTCAACCCGGCCGCGCGCGATTTGCAGGCCTTGAACCGTGACCCGCGCTACACCCCTTACCAGAAAGCCTTCCCCATCGACGCCGTAGGCGAGTTGGTCTGGCCCAACCTCCTGGGCGGCGACGACCGTGACTGGGTGCCGCAAGGCGACGGCATTGACTTCAAGCCCCTCTGCCTGGGCGTGAGCCAGGGCTACTTTATCAACCGGCTGCGCGTGCGCAAAAGCGGCGTGCTCTCCCGGCATTATCACCCCAATCCGGTGCACGCCTACGTGCTTAAGGGGCGCTGGTACTACTTGGAACACGATTGGGTGGCCGAGGAAGGCGCCTACCTGATGGAACCGCCCGGCGAGACCCACACCTTGGTCGTGCCCGAGGGCGTTGCGGAAATGATCACGCTGTTTCATGTGACGGGCGCCTACGTGTACGTCGACCCCGACGGCAACCCCCAGGGGTGGGAGGATGTCTTCACCAAGCTGGAGCGGGCCCGCCGCCATTACGAACAAATCGGCTTCGGGGCCGATTACGTGAAGCGCTTTATTCGCTGAGCGAACCCGGTAACTGCGCAACGCGAGGGGGCAGGCCCTCCGGCGTCCGCAGGGATTGTCCTCGCGCGCTTCCGGACGACGATTATCCTAACACCCTCCGACGAGATCGCCTCCGTTATGGCTCGCGTGGCGATTGGTTCGTCGTAATAAGGTCCACCTGCGCCGTGCGGCCCGACGTCCCATCCGAATAGCTGACCTGGAAATCGTCGGGTCCGTACGTTCCTTCCAGGGTGAACACCGCCAGGCGCGCGCTCCTCTCCGGATGCAGGCTG comes from Verrucomicrobiota bacterium and encodes:
- a CDS encoding 2,4'-dihydroxyacetophenone dioxygenase family protein gives rise to the protein MKVTLNPAARDLQALNRDPRYTPYQKAFPIDAVGELVWPNLLGGDDRDWVPQGDGIDFKPLCLGVSQGYFINRLRVRKSGVLSRHYHPNPVHAYVLKGRWYYLEHDWVAEEGAYLMEPPGETHTLVVPEGVAEMITLFHVTGAYVYVDPDGNPQGWEDVFTKLERARRHYEQIGFGADYVKRFIR